The DNA segment GGCGGAGACTTCCCCTTGCTTCTCATTCTTCCCGGGTTGATTCTTGCGATAAGGCTGCGGAGAAAGCTGGGATATTGATTTGCGCCGCTCTGGGATGATATACTCGCTTGTATGATGAGAGCGTTAAATATTACAGTTTGGCTGTCCGTTCTGATAATCGCCACATTTTTCTATATGACTGCGAAGCCCGTGAAATGCGACGACTGCAATCAGGGCAAGAGGTGCAACACTTCGTTCGACTGCGGGGAGATCGAGGTCTGTTACTGCCAGTCCAACCCCGAGGAAGAAGGCGGCGAAGGGGTCTGTTATTTTGAATAACCTCGGTCAGGCGACGGTGATCTAATAGACTGTCGCCTCTCTCCTATCAGGTTCGTCCTCTCACTCGCACCCCTTTCTCCACTCCTCTATTGCGCTGTTAAATCCCCTCAGCGCGGGCGGGACGTCGATGCTGAACAGCATTATGTCCACCGGGTCTATGTCCTGCTGATACGCGTTGAAAGTATCCCCGCTTGCGTAAACGAGGGTGCTGCCGGACGCGTCGAAACTCTCAATTGCACCGCCTGCAGGCTTTGAGTATGCGACGAAGGACTTTAGGTTCTTGGTATCCTGCTCGGGACCGACTTTTCCTCCGCTCGAATTTGCGGGCGTAAGCTGAAGCTGATCGCCTAAGATCGCTTTTGCGCCTTTCCTGTCCATGACGAGAATAATCAGCCCACCGCCGTTCTCGTCGAACGATTCGATGTTCGCGGCCTGGAAAAATATCGGAGGCGCCAGCTTTCCGGAATCCGAATACCGGCACCCGAGGAGGCCTGTGCCTGCAAATTCGTTCCTGCCGGGAACTGCCTGGATCGACGGCACGACTAGATAACACTCGGCTCCGCATATGAGATCCCGTGGTATGGAAATTTTCGGATCTCTCTTCGAATCCGCCGAGATTCCGTTTATAAGGCTGGATGAATTATCGGATATGGTTTGAAGAGGAGTTTTGACATTGAAACCCTCTGTCTGCGCATGCGCTGAAAATCCCGTAAATAAGGCGAATAAAACGACTGATACAATCTGCATCTTAAGTTTCATCATATTTATAGTCTCCGGGAGTAGAGGTCGTTAGAATTCGAGCGACACTTTAAACTATTCTCTGAGTATTAAGAAAGCGTTAAGATAACGTTAAAATACTATTTGCTCTTCTTATAATCTTGCAGCGACGGCAGCCAGGGTATATCGGTGATTCCGGGATCGATCCCGAGCTGCTTGATTAGTGTAGTCAGTTGGCCGCGGTGGTGGGTCTGGTGATTGAACATGTGAGTGGCTAGTATCCATTTCGGCATTGTCCTTGCTATGCCGTCCACATTGCTTATATATTCGTAGTCACTATCCAGGTGTTCAGGGGTTAGTGTCTCAGCCCACTCTATTATTTCGACGTCTATTTTTTCCTGAGCGGCTCTGATCTCATTAAAATCCTCGAAAATATCTGCACCGAGTCTCCTCGGCGTGAATTTGTTGTCGCGGAGCCTTTCGAGCCAGGCTATATCGCCGTAATAAATGTGGTTGAGAGTGCCATGGATCGATTTGAAAAACGCCCCCATGTCCTTCTTCCGTTCGGCATCCGATAACCGGCTGCAGACGTCATACAGCTTGCCGTCCATCCACCTGTTATATTGGGCCATCAGCTCGAAGTAATTATTGGGGGACAAGACGGGCACGTCTCCTTTGTTTCCCTTACAGCAAATGATAAATGAGCATGAAGACGTAGCGGAGGTTTTTCACTTTGTCCCGCACCTCGTGAGTGTCGCTCATGGTCCTCACCTGGAGCTCGAGGAAGCTGTTGTAGTGTGTTGCGACCGTCCGGAACTCGTCGAAGTTGATCCTGATCGGGTCGTAGATCATTATCGGACGGACGTTCAGAGTAGCGCTTTCGACGACTATATCGTCCCCCTCCACGTGCGCGCGGAACCAGCGTTCGGAATCGGGCAGGGGCAGCTCGATCCCTTCCCCCACCTTCGATTTGAGAAGCTCCCATTCTTCCCTTTTGGATTCGCCGAATGCGATCTTTCTGTCGTATAGCACTGTCCCGTACCTCCTGTGTGAATGCCTGGGCGTAGAGAGAATTTAACCGTTTTTTCAGGAATTGCTAACTAGCATCCTTTCGTTCCGGTTTAACAGAAGTGCACGCGGGTTCCGGGGCTGCCGGTTATTCGTCATCTATTATCGGCGTGTTTTCGTTTACGACGGGGTCGGGCTCGTTTACGACTGCTTCGTCGGGCTCTTCGACGACGGGTTCCGGTTCGTCTTCGACCGCTCCGGCTCCTCCTGCGGCGGGCTCGTTTACGACGTCCACGTCCTCGTTGATTACCGGCTCGTTAATGACTTCGGGCTCGTCATCTATTATATACGGCTCCGGCTGGTCGATAGGGGGGTCGGGCTCCGTGATTACACTGTCCCCTGAGAGAGCGGGGTCATCTATGTCCTCCGGCCCGGGAGCCTGAGGCACATCCGGCATCGGAGGCACCATGTCGTCGTCATCGTATTGTACGAGGGGCGTCTCTTCTCCCGAGTAAAGAGCAGACGCTTTGGCGGCGTCTGCATAAGAGACTGCCGGGCCGAGACCTATGACGGCAAATAGCAATAATACATTGCCCGCCGAAGAAGCGAAGAATCTATAGTTTTTCATGCATTCTCTCCTGTATTGCTATTCAGTTGTTATATTTACCTTTTGCGGTATTGTCAATAGGGCGCTCCCGGCAGTGCTTTAGGTTCTCCCTCCAAATAAGTACCCGACCCTCCTAGCGTACAAGTGGCGCGGGCCGTTTGACGAGCGGTGCGGGCTGCCGTACGAGGGGAGCAGGCTGTTTAACGAGCGGTGCGGATTGACGCACGAGAGGCGCAGGGTGATTGACGAGGGGGGCGGATTGCCGTACAAGGGGTGCCGGACGGTTGACGAGGGGGGCGGATTGACGCACGAGAGGCGCAGGGCGATTGACGAGGGGGTATGGCTGCTCGACAAGGGGAGCCGGGTGTTCGACGAGGGGATCCGGCATGTCGACAAGCGGCGGAGGCTGGTCTACGAGCGGGTCCGTTTGCTCCACAAGAGGCTCTTCGTATTCCGGCAGGACCCATTCCTCTTCCGAATAATACTCCGGCATATCTCCATCCGGGTAAAGCTCGGCTTCATCTCCATTCGGCTCCGTCTCATTATTATAAGGCTCGGCTTCGCCGATGGGCAGGTCGGTTTCAGGCGCGACGTAGGTTTCGTCAAACTCAATAAGCGGATTTTCTGAGTTCGCGGGAAATTCGGCTCCCGAGGCGGGAATGCCTTTGACTGATGTAGCGATCATGAAAATTAAAATTGCGGGAAATATTGAGCGAATGAAAGATAAAGTTGCAGGTGCCGAATAATTGCTGATTGCTTTCATAGTGGAGCCGTGGAATGCCCGGGCTTATCGCCGTATCTATTTCTCAGTCTTTGACAGGTGTCGCAGACAACACTTCTATATCGCTTAGCTTGTAGTTCTGGTTGCCAGCGCCCATCGTCAACCCGCCCTTCAAATAGGTCTGTTTGCTCTTGGGGGGAAGTGTAAGGGGAAGCATTCCTGTCGACGTGGCTATGATGCCTGCCGCGGGCTGTGAATATGAGGTATATATAAGATTGACCCTAATATCCTTGTACGTCACGTCAGAGGTGTTCTCGATCGTAACGGAGCTCAGTATAGCCACTCTCGCTGCCGTGTAGAACGACCAGTCCGTTATCTTGATGTACCACTCAGGGTGCAAGACCTGGTTACTGTCGTAACTGAATTTGTCCGAATCGGTAGGGTTCTGGGCAAAAGAAGCGGTGCCGGATAAAACGATAATTATGGCTATTATCAGAGTCAACGTATTTTTCATTGTAAATAGTTTAACCAATTATACGTATATACCACAATAATAGATTTCAGGTATGAAATCCCTCCATTGTTTACGGTCTCGGGTTATAATGTACGGAATTATTCGCTATGATAAGGAATCTCCTCTTACTCCTGATATTTGCAGCCGCAGTAGCCGGGTGGGCTTTTCTGGCGTATCTGTTTTTTAATTATGACTTTTCCGAGAAATACTTCGGCAAGGCATACAGCCGGCAGGCTCCTGAGTTCAATCTCATAGACCAGGACGGACGCCCCATATCCCTCAAAAGGTTCCGGGATAAGGTGGTCCTCATAGAATGGGGATATACGAACTGCCCCGACGTGT comes from the Thermodesulfobacteriota bacterium genome and includes:
- a CDS encoding DinB family protein — encoded protein: MPVLSPNNYFELMAQYNRWMDGKLYDVCSRLSDAERKKDMGAFFKSIHGTLNHIYYGDIAWLERLRDNKFTPRRLGADIFEDFNEIRAAQEKIDVEIIEWAETLTPEHLDSDYEYISNVDGIARTMPKWILATHMFNHQTHHRGQLTTLIKQLGIDPGITDIPWLPSLQDYKKSK